CTGCTTCGAGGCCGATATCGCGACCACCGACGACTCGGAAGTCCCCGGCTACTGGATCACCAACTACGATCTGGTGGGCAATACCTGGGTGTTCTTGCCCGGCTATCCGATCCGCGGCCTTAACCCCCCGATGAAGTTCCTTACCTCCGGGACCTACTTTCCGGGGCCAAACTGCATTCCCTCTTGGCCCGGCGGCACTTTCTGCATCCCTCAAGTGCCTGATAACTATGAAACCGTGGACTTCCCGCAGCAGGACTACACGCGGCACATGAATGGCACCTCGGCGTCATGCCCGGTCGTGACCGGCGTCGCCGCCCTCACGTTCAGCATCAATCCGAATATGACTGCTCAGGAGGCTCGCAATCTCATCGAGCACACCGCCGACCGGATTCTGGCACCCAACGAGTACTGGGATCCGATCACCGGCCACAACGACCGCTACGGGCACGGGCGGGTCAATGCCTATCGGGCCGTGCAGGCCGCCCAGGCCGCCAAGACTTGGCCGAGCCCGATCAAGAACATCCAGAACGTCAGCTCACAGGCTCTCGTCCGCCTCTTCTGGGAGTTCCCGGATTGGGATGAGGATGGATTCGCCGATGCCGATGCCGCAGCCGTCCTGATCGTGCGGGCGCCTAGCGGTAAGCTGCTCTGGGCCCCGACCGACGGCGTCGAATACACCGTGGGCCAGCAGGTCGCACCGGGCGTGGTGGTCGTGGCCAACTCGCTGATCGATACGCTTGATCAGACCGGCCTCCAGGCCGGCAAGTACGACTTCGCGTTCTTCACCCGGAACGGCTCCAACTACTACTCCTGGGGCCGCAGCGTGACCGTCACCACCACCGGAACCATCACCATGCCCCTCGCCTCGATCTCGGCTGCGCCGGTCGCCGGGCGAGCTCCGCTGACAACCCACTTCGCCGCCGGCGTCATCGATCCCAGCCACGGCGTGAAAAACCTGACCTACCAGTGGGACTTCGGTGACGGAACCGCAATCAGTAACGAAGTGACGCCCGATCATACCTACACCATCGCCGGCGAGTACTTCCCCCAGGTGACGGTCACGGATTCCGCCGGGCTCTCCGCCAAGGCCAGCACACGCATCGTCGTCTCCGGCGCCGCCAACAAGCCCCCGCAGGCCAGTATCGTGGCGAGCAAGACCAGCGGACAGGCGCCGCTGCCCATCGTCTTCCAGGGCTTCGGTACCGATGCGGATATCGGCGGTTTCATCGTGCGGTATGACTGGGACTTCGGTGACGGCTCGACCGCCTCCGGCCAGATCGTGGAGCACGTCTTCGTGGCCGGCGGGACCTACGGCGTCAGTCTGACCGTAACCGACGACCAGGGCGCCTCCGGCAGCACCAGCATCCTCATCAGCGTGAGCGGGGCAAGCTCGACCTTGGCCGAAACCGATCCGCCCAATACCTTGGGTCGGTCCCTGCCCCAGTGCGGCATGGGCCTGCCGGTGGCCCTAATCGGCGTCTCGGTGGGGCTCGTGACCATGCGCACCGGCCGCCGCCGACGCACTTGAGATCAACACCAAGCATCGCCCGCCTCCCGGTGGGTACGGCATGGGACCGGCGGAAGGCACACCCCTTCGACCGGCCCGTGCGTTTCCGTGCCACCCGGCCGTCTGAACGTGCGGCGCTGATCTACAACTTCACGCGGGTCACCACGATCCCTTCAGGATCCCGGTAGGTCTTGGCGTCGTCCTCGGTGCGAACGGTCGCACATCGGGTCAGGAAATACAGCGTCGGCTCGACGATGTGCTGGTTGTTCAGGAAAGGTTCTGTGTACTTGATGGCTCCGTACTTGGCCTCGTCGATGTGGTGCTGCCGCCCCACGCGATCATCCCAGTCCACGCCCTCGGTCAGGAAACCGTGCGGGCCGTAATGATGCTTGGCCGCGGCCCGCAGGATGGTCAGCCCGTCGGTTAGGTACCTCACCTCCCCCGTGTCCGAGTAGGCCTCCAGGAAGGCCAGCGATGCTTCGGCGTTCTCCCACATGTACGACGTATTCCAGCTGTCCTCCATGAACAGCAGGCCGGTCGTCGGGAGTCCGTTGCGATCCTCACTCATCTTGAACCGCTCCAGGCGCGGCAGGATCTTCTCCAGGGCGAATCGGCCCAGGGCCGGGTCCCCCAGAACCTGGCCGGCGCGGCGGATGACTCGGAACGCGGTCGAGCAGGTCACGTTCTCCTCGGCGTCGTAGGTGTCATGGTTGATGCTGGCATAGAATCCGCCCGCCCGCATGAAGGCCTGGACCCCGGTCCGCAACTTCTCCCGGTAATCGCCCAGCTTCCGGTCGATCATCTCCGCCCATAATTGCAGGATGAACAAGCCGTCGCCACTGGTGGCAAAGAAGGCATCGTCGCCACCCTCGGCCGCCCGCGGATACGAGCTGCCGTCCGGTGTGCAGCGGCGGGGAAACCAGCCGTTGGCCAGCGGCTTGAGGTGAGCATCGAGCCAGCGGGCGTATGCGACGGCCGCAGCCCGCAGCCGGCTCCGGCGGCGCTCGTCGAGATCCGAACAGAACAGCATCTGAACCGCCACTTTGGCGGTCGAGCCAGGACAAAACCAGTCGTTCGTGTGCTTGAAATTGAGCACGATCCGATCGGTGGGAATGTGCCGGTACCCGCGGATCAAACCGCTACCGGTGTCGATGAAGCCATTGTCGAGAACGTGGTCGATGACCGAAAGGGCGGTCCGTTCCATGTCCATCTTGCCGGTAAACCGGGCCCATCGAATTAGTTCGTAAGCCCCACCAACGGCATTGGCCGCCCACCCCGGGCCTTCCAGCGGGCCAAAGTCGTGCCAGCCCATGATCGCAGCGTCGGGATCAACGAAACTCGATTTGGAGCACGCTCGGCCACGGCAAGTGGTCATGCACCGGGTGAGCGTAAACCGGAGCGAGTCGGCGGCACTGTCGAAGATCGTGTAACGCGGATTCTCCGGGACGTAGAATCGGCCGGGGGAGAGCGAGCCCCGGGAGGCAGGAAGGCTAGACGACGGCCGGCTCTCGGCGGCTTCGACCGCGTACCGGGCCTGAGGCCAGCTGGCCGTCAGACTCGCCATGGCGGCTCCACCCATGTGACGGAGAAAGCCGCGGCGATCCAATTCCGTGACACGATGCATGGCTCACCTCCCTAACGCCGGATCTCAACCTCCCACCGGACCGGTCGGTCACCTGCCACCAGGGCCACGTCCTCGCCCGCCTTCACGGTCTGACCACCAAGCCGAACCGTACTCGCCCAGTCACGCGTGTGCAGCACGACTCGTGTCGGAGGTGTCCGCACGGGGACGGCGACTTCCAGGACTGCGGTTCTGCCGTCTTGGGCGATCGCCAGGTTCATCGTGAGCGGCCCAAACCGCGTGAGCACGTTTCTCAGCGACGTCTTCGCGCCGGGAGCCAGCCAGGTCGACGGCAAGCCTTCGAGCAGATGCAGCTCGGCCCCTCGCTCGATACAGAGCAGGTGGGCTGTCAGCCGGATGAACTCCGCGCTGGCCCAGTTGTGGGGCATGTCGCCGCAGATCTCCTCCGCCGAACCAACGGGATTCTGCTCCTCACGCCAGGCGAGCAGCGGAGAGGAGTGATTGCCAAAGGCGTAGAGCACCTCGGCCGCTTTCCTGCCCTGCCCCAGCCAGGCGAAGGCGTGCCCGTAGAACGACCCGCCGTAGCCCCAGATACCCGCGTCCAGCCAGCCGGTACCCTTGACCAACCCCTGGCATTCGTTGTCGGTCAGGCTGGCCATTGTGCCGAGCAGGATCGGATCACTGGACGCGAACAGCTCTCCGGGGTAGACACCGTGCAGGAAAGCCCACAGAGCTTTGTGTGGGGCCTTCTTCAATGGGCGATCCATGGGGATGGGCAACATGCGGTTGCCGAACGAGTCGGCGTATAGGTCGCGGGCCGCGGCCTTCGCGAAGGTCGCCCACATGTCGTCGTATTCGGCCGCCCAGCGCTTGGCCGAACCTGCCTTGCCCATCCGCTCGGCCATGGCGACGGCCGACTTCAGGCCAGTGAGAATCCAGTAGACGTTGGTGTACTCGCTGATCGGACCGCCAAGTCCGCCGTCAGGGAAGCCGGGGGGCACCAGCCCTGCGTGCAGGGCCCTCGGATCGGCCGAGGCCCGCTTGCGAAGTTCGGCGATGAGACTGACCGCCTTCTCGACTCGTGGCCAGGTTTCCTTCAGCCACTCCCGGTCGCCGGTCAACTGTTGGTGGCGGTCGATGACCCACAACACGATGCCCGTTTCCTTCCAGTGCTGATTGAGCAGCTCGAAAGAACCATCCGGCCGCTGCTGGCTCAACATGTACTGCACGCCGGCCCGGGTCTCTTTGGCCCGATCCAGCATGGTCACTGCCTCGAGCAGAAAGGCCCCGTCCACGATCCACAAGCCTCGATAGCAGGTCGGCCCGACCTGGAATGCGGGTAGGCCGTCCTTGATCTCGCGAGCCTGATAGATGTTGCGAATGCAGGAGTCGATCAGGGCCTGCAACCCGGCGTCCGGCACCGTCATTCCCCCGTAGGGGAGATCGGCTTTCTGCCAGTACTCGCGTGCCTTGCCCAAAGCCCCTTCCGCCTGCTGAACCGTCCAGCTCTGCGGATCCGCCGCTCGGGTGATCGCGACGACGAAGCTGTGCGTTTCGCCAGATCGCAGCGTTGTGGTCGTGAGTGCGATCGTCGCTTCCCGTTCGGCCACCTTCGCCGATTCCACCCCGCCGCAGCAACGAACCATGGGCTGCCCACCGACCCAGAGCGTAGCCGTCGGCTCGTCGTAGCGAATTCCGAGCTGCGACTGCACCCGGATCACCGGCCGGGCCTCGGGACGCAACGAGGCGGTGGCCCGAACCGAGGCCAGTACGAGGTCCGCCCGCGGTGTTCTTTGTGGTGAGCCGGCATGGCGGCCGCCGGGCAGATAGCCTACGGCCTTCGTGGTGGCTTCGCCTCGGATGACTGCGTCGAGGTCCGGCTGCTGCTCGAACACCCAGAGGGCGTTGAGGATGGTGTTCTTGTCCGAAGCGACCGCGGCGGCGCTGACCTCAATATCGAGCCATCCGTCGCCGTTCAGATCCTTGGCATCGACCGCCTTGGCGAACGCCACATTCTGGCCACGGTCCGCGATCGGATCGACCTGGTTCCGGATCTTGCCCTCGACCCGAAGCTCGAGCACCCGCTTCCCGGGCTTGTTCCAGTAACCCTCACACAGGCCGAAGACGACACAATAATCCTTGCCAGCCTCGGCCTTGAAGCGGTAGCGGAGTGATGTGCCGAAACCGACGTCGATGTCAGCGAAGACCGCCCCGGCCGGAGCCTTGGGTCTGGCCCAGCCAAGGTTGGGAGCAAACTGGCCGAGCCGTTCGATACCACGCCCCGAGCTCAGTCTCGCAAACTCCTGCGTGGGTGTCGACGGCCACGCGGCCTGGTCGGTGACCGCGAACGCCTGCGTGGTCAGCTCCAGCGACCCTTGCTTGGCGGTCGTGATCACGATGGGCACGCGCGGCTCGTCCAGCCGCTGGTCGGTCCATGTGACCGGCTCCCCGTCCAGCCCAATGGTGATCCGCGTGCCAAACTGAGCGAATTCGCCGGGATAGTCGTACAGCATTGCCCCATCCTTGCCCACGAGCGTCTTCTGCCAGTCGTCGGGCAGGCAGATCGAGGTCTGCCAGTAGGATGGCTGAAAACGGTGGTCGAGCACAAAGGGCTTGTCCAGCGACTTGCCCAGCTTGAGCCCGGGGCACGAGACCTCGCCCTCGCGGTATTGGAGCTGGACGTCAGCCGCGGTGACGAAGCTGGCGAGCATCAGGAAAAGATGGGTCCCGGCAACAGTGGGTAGGCAACGCATGAGATGGCCCCGAGAACAAAGCAGGTACAAATGCCCTCGCTTGTCGCGTGATTATAGACGAGAGTGGCTGCTACGCCAGCGTCTAACGGAGACGTTCAGGCGGTGGTGGGCGAGGATTAAGGTCAGCCGGGCCGTGTTGGGGGGACCGTGCTCTACGTCGCTTCCTTCGGTTTGGAACGGGCAGGCTGCGTCGCCGTGGTCTCTGCTCTTCGAATGATGCGGTCGATCAACTTGCCGCCGCCGGCCACCCCACGGAGAAGGCGTTTCTTCTGTTCCTCAGTCAGTTGTTGGGTGTCCTTGTGGTTGGGCCTGGACGCGTAAAGAACCCACTTCGGGAACTTCCGGTCCTGGTCCAAGAGGGTGATCTTGTCACCGTCGATCTGGAGCAGGTGATAAACCCAGTAGTTGTGTGATTTCCCGTCCTTACCGGCCTCGCCGTAGACAAAGGTGGTGTGAACGATCTGGCATCCTCTGCCGGGCGACGTCCTGACGAAGTCCTCGGGCCCCGGGGTGACCGTCGGCTCCGTTAGGACGGCATGGTGCGTGGTTGTTGAAAGCAGAAGCACACGATCGTAGTACTCCGCCCCAAGGCCGCACCCGCCGCTGGGAAAATGGAGGACGTAATCAGGCTTCCCGTCCTGGTTGAGGTCGCCTCGATAGGCCGCGGAAGCACACCACTTGTACGCCGAGACCCGCCTGGGCGGCAGCATCGTATCCCCGTCGGCTCCGATGAGCGTGAGCCAACATCCATCATCCTGCTGACGCACCTGGATCCTCGGTCCTCTCGAGCGGGCTTCTCCAAACGTGTATTGCAGGCCTGGTTGGTTGGCGGGCGGTATCACGCGGTCCATCACCGGGAGTTCGGTCAGTCTCACCTGAGGAGGCGGCTTGCCAGGCTCGAACGGGCCGTAGTCTCTGGGATAGGCCCACAACGCCGCTGGTGCCGTCAGGATCATCGCTGCGCTTGCCACACGTGAGATCAGGCCCGAGGGGCGAAATCGGCCGAACGCGCCTTCGCGGACCGCCCCTTCGGGGCAGGACGGCCGCCGGTACGACGGCGAGTCAGAGGTGGTTAGCGGCAGAAGGTGATTCGCAGCCGGGTATGCGCTGCCGTTTCCTCGGTCGCGGGCCCCTGTAAGGTCTTGAAACAGACTGGCTTGGTTTGTGCCTTCCACGGCCATGGACTCCTCGGCTATCGCAGAAGAAGAGCGATGGTCCCTCCAATGTCCGCCGGGCTCTTGGCCACCATGATCCCCGCGGCTTCGAGGGCGGCAATCTTGCTCGCGGCCGTGCCTTCGCCGTCAGAGATGATGGCGCCGGCATGGCCCATGCGGCGGCCCGGCGGAGCGGTCTGGCCGGCGATGAACGCCACCACCGGCTTGGTGA
This window of the Phycisphaerae bacterium genome carries:
- a CDS encoding S8 family serine peptidase, which gives rise to MRSNRMGIRVQVRPLTGPLVIIACAMAGAAAWSSAAYGAGGATGLVTQSATEYTLVLDPRQSSEAITQRLASAGHPSISRIPGLPPRFAHYRLITVPAADQTTKDQLLAVDGVLAVRNVHRCASLDYPILETGQIIAKFKPGTPYAQVQSTAARHGCTIRRQFALLNQVYVLNLNDSTLTGMQCAAALAAEPNVVFSHPSLLFKLEKHAESIDDPLYPYQWHLQNTGQLPGATPGEDIKAPEAWEITQGQGAVIAVIDDSIQKDHEDLKDNYLTGVDMLGSTFNDDWSDPSWVVPGDSDGDPSPYFGPDPYLGTVTGLYGEFHGTCVSGIICARANNVGVRGVAPMASLVGCKIGLGSLYTMDQDVADAFIFAETNGAMAVNNSWGGPGQAILPTIPNTSLMLPDLISETIKTVSTVGRGGRGMLVLYSAGNSSMLISFGNIYGGVPQVMAIGATMRNGLIACYSDYGPEMSVCAPGGGSAAPRDTMGGGIALSDCFEADIATTDDSEVPGYWITNYDLVGNTWVFLPGYPIRGLNPPMKFLTSGTYFPGPNCIPSWPGGTFCIPQVPDNYETVDFPQQDYTRHMNGTSASCPVVTGVAALTFSINPNMTAQEARNLIEHTADRILAPNEYWDPITGHNDRYGHGRVNAYRAVQAAQAAKTWPSPIKNIQNVSSQALVRLFWEFPDWDEDGFADADAAAVLIVRAPSGKLLWAPTDGVEYTVGQQVAPGVVVVANSLIDTLDQTGLQAGKYDFAFFTRNGSNYYSWGRSVTVTTTGTITMPLASISAAPVAGRAPLTTHFAAGVIDPSHGVKNLTYQWDFGDGTAISNEVTPDHTYTIAGEYFPQVTVTDSAGLSAKASTRIVVSGAANKPPQASIVASKTSGQAPLPIVFQGFGTDADIGGFIVRYDWDFGDGSTASGQIVEHVFVAGGTYGVSLTVTDDQGASGSTSILISVSGASSTLAETDPPNTLGRSLPQCGMGLPVALIGVSVGLVTMRTGRRRRT